The following proteins are encoded in a genomic region of Pseudodesulfovibrio mercurii:
- a CDS encoding rod-binding protein: MIDGNMDPRLAANVAEADDLERFKSRMEGLKKDFSDKRPDKLTRLREACQNFEAVFIGKLWDQMRQTVPKEGYLHSKQEESYMGMFNRDFSEKMAQSGGIGLADMIYDQLSRKLKEASQETLSGGVSIQAVEGGGIPLKRGQEPIALNRRQGMTLEDWGGSEVVDSRGAAQVEAVAVEREERTDPGLLSDVEVKARLEELTRRLEARRIRDGLAGTTASGARRTGYATGADDDGMVGRKLAEIG, translated from the coding sequence ATGATCGACGGCAACATGGACCCCCGGCTGGCCGCGAACGTGGCCGAGGCCGACGACCTGGAGCGCTTCAAGTCCCGCATGGAGGGGCTGAAGAAGGACTTCTCCGACAAGCGGCCGGACAAGCTGACCCGGCTGCGCGAGGCCTGCCAGAATTTCGAGGCCGTGTTCATCGGCAAGCTCTGGGACCAGATGCGCCAGACCGTGCCCAAGGAGGGCTACCTGCACTCCAAGCAGGAGGAGTCCTACATGGGCATGTTCAACCGGGACTTTTCCGAGAAGATGGCCCAGTCGGGCGGCATCGGCCTGGCGGACATGATCTACGACCAGCTCAGCCGCAAGCTCAAGGAGGCCAGCCAGGAGACCCTGTCCGGCGGGGTGTCGATCCAGGCCGTGGAGGGCGGGGGCATCCCGCTGAAGCGCGGGCAGGAGCCCATCGCCCTGAACCGCCGCCAGGGCATGACCCTGGAGGACTGGGGCGGCAGCGAGGTGGTCGATTCCCGTGGCGCGGCCCAGGTCGAGGCAGTGGCCGTGGAGCGGGAAGAGCGGACCGACCCCGGCCTGCTCAGCGACGTGGAGGTCAAGGCCCGGCTTGAGGAACTGACCCGCAGGCTCGAAGCCCGGCGCATCCGCGACGGACTGGCCGGAACGACCGCGTCCGGGGCCAGGCGGACCGGCTACGCGACGGGCGCTGACGACGACGGCATGGTTGGCCGGAAACTTGCAGAAATCGGGTGA
- a CDS encoding flagellar protein FlgN, giving the protein MIRLIEENLVRQNKAMLLMFFLLEEEFSRLTQLKPQSVSQVELSIQELMRQVAAERVSLRRLVARVEPSAKRVRELMPVISEEEGAALTELLARLDGTEQRCGVQAAKNQQMAMALFDQSKGLLNFMHNQIKPKSTTAYARTGRFAKGINDARLLSGRL; this is encoded by the coding sequence ATGATCCGCCTGATAGAGGAAAATTTGGTCCGCCAGAACAAGGCCATGCTGCTCATGTTTTTCCTGCTCGAGGAAGAATTTTCCCGCCTCACCCAGCTCAAGCCCCAGTCCGTGTCCCAGGTGGAGCTGTCCATCCAGGAACTCATGCGCCAGGTGGCGGCCGAGCGCGTCTCCCTGCGCCGTCTGGTCGCCCGGGTGGAGCCGTCCGCCAAGCGGGTCCGCGAACTGATGCCCGTCATCAGCGAGGAGGAGGGCGCGGCCCTGACCGAGCTGCTGGCCCGTCTCGACGGTACCGAGCAGCGCTGCGGGGTCCAGGCAGCCAAGAACCAGCAGATGGCCATGGCCCTGTTCGACCAGTCCAAGGGGCTGCTCAACTTCATGCACAACCAGATCAAGCCCAAGTCCACCACGGCCTACGCCCGCACCGGCCGTTTCGCCAAGGGCATCAACGACGCGCGCCTGCTCAGCGGGAGGCTGTAA
- the flgK gene encoding flagellar hook-associated protein FlgK, with the protein MSFGANSILDMGRWALFASQAQLQVTGENIANVNTEGYSRRSVNLEEGTYIDYSPGQLGTGVKATEVVRSFDEMVEAMYLQQSSLSNMWGNLFEQLQGVEDLLNESSDSGVSDALSQYFNSWNEVSQRPDNYGARQTVVNDAATLITTLKAVETNLSLMQERINSEVASQVAEANSLMEDIADLNKEIQIHDVPGQNNANALYDERARKVRALAELVDVKTIDNGGGNFTVLTQSGQTLVDGASSFSLDFRSATKTTDLRPDSTFEGNIYFDGNDDYEYTIQFVASNAGDPVGQVGSGASAAKFKVSLDGGVTWLTDEAGNTRYFSAREYDDRVNVEGLQIWFGSATDSQGSPTGTFVDGDRFIISPHQGLYWVQNTSHAEEITPQLHFNGEENTERLTGGSIAALLSFRDNYVGKYRSKLDELSGTVIWETNRRHSQGAGLQAFTVADGTYGVDYIDKALGSDSTGLAFGDKLQSGSSFMYIYNASTGLLASSAALDFDGSGGTFNPEIHTLEDVRDAFNRTYAGAINATIVNNKLRLEAEDGYTFAFGTDTAGLYAGLGLNTFFKGDDANSMAINEKITSDLDYLATGHVNGAGEMNTGDNTTALSMYALREVSVTTSTAFEGTTSQTILDYYNGIVGNVGTDTNRAQFNQNFYQTLANDLNDRQQEVSGVNLDEEMSDLIRYQASYTAAAKLITTADEMLQTILSLKP; encoded by the coding sequence ATGTCCTTCGGCGCCAACTCCATCCTGGACATGGGCCGGTGGGCCCTGTTCGCCTCGCAGGCCCAGTTGCAGGTCACGGGCGAGAACATCGCCAACGTGAACACCGAGGGGTATTCGCGCCGCTCGGTGAATCTGGAGGAGGGCACCTACATCGACTATTCGCCCGGCCAGCTCGGCACGGGCGTCAAGGCCACGGAGGTGGTCCGCAGCTTCGACGAGATGGTCGAGGCCATGTATCTCCAGCAGTCCTCCCTGAGCAACATGTGGGGCAACCTGTTCGAACAGCTCCAGGGCGTGGAGGACCTGCTCAACGAGTCCAGCGACAGCGGGGTGAGCGACGCCCTGTCCCAGTATTTCAACTCCTGGAACGAGGTCTCCCAGCGGCCCGACAACTACGGGGCGCGCCAGACCGTGGTCAACGACGCGGCCACCCTGATCACCACCCTCAAGGCCGTGGAAACCAACCTCTCGCTCATGCAGGAGCGGATCAACAGCGAGGTGGCGTCCCAGGTGGCCGAGGCCAACTCCCTGATGGAGGACATCGCGGACCTGAACAAGGAGATCCAGATCCACGACGTGCCCGGCCAGAACAACGCCAACGCCCTGTACGACGAGCGGGCCCGCAAGGTCCGCGCCCTGGCCGAGCTGGTGGACGTCAAGACCATCGACAACGGCGGCGGTAACTTCACGGTCCTGACCCAGTCGGGCCAGACCCTGGTGGACGGGGCCAGCTCCTTTTCCCTGGATTTTCGGTCCGCGACCAAGACCACGGATCTGCGCCCGGACTCCACCTTCGAGGGCAACATCTATTTCGACGGCAACGACGACTACGAGTACACCATCCAGTTCGTGGCCTCCAACGCGGGCGACCCCGTGGGGCAGGTGGGCTCGGGCGCCTCGGCGGCCAAGTTCAAGGTCTCCCTGGACGGCGGCGTGACCTGGCTGACGGACGAGGCGGGCAACACGCGGTATTTCTCGGCCCGGGAATACGACGACCGGGTCAACGTCGAGGGGCTGCAGATCTGGTTCGGCTCGGCCACGGACTCCCAGGGCTCGCCCACGGGCACCTTCGTGGACGGCGACCGCTTCATCATCAGCCCGCACCAGGGGCTGTACTGGGTGCAGAACACCTCCCACGCCGAGGAGATCACCCCGCAGCTGCACTTCAACGGCGAGGAGAACACCGAGCGGCTCACGGGCGGCTCCATCGCCGCGCTGCTCTCCTTCCGCGACAACTACGTGGGCAAGTACCGGTCCAAGCTCGACGAGCTGTCCGGGACCGTCATCTGGGAGACCAACCGGCGGCACAGCCAGGGCGCGGGGCTCCAGGCCTTCACCGTGGCCGACGGGACCTACGGGGTGGACTACATCGACAAGGCGCTGGGCAGCGACTCCACGGGGCTGGCCTTCGGCGACAAGCTCCAGTCCGGCAGCTCGTTCATGTACATCTACAATGCCTCCACCGGACTGCTGGCCTCCAGCGCGGCGCTCGACTTCGACGGCAGCGGCGGGACCTTCAACCCGGAGATCCACACCCTGGAGGACGTGCGCGACGCCTTCAACCGGACCTACGCGGGGGCCATCAACGCGACCATCGTCAACAACAAGCTGCGCCTGGAGGCCGAGGACGGCTACACCTTCGCCTTCGGCACGGACACGGCCGGGCTCTACGCGGGGCTGGGGCTGAACACCTTCTTCAAGGGCGACGACGCGAATTCCATGGCCATCAACGAGAAGATCACGAGCGACCTGGACTACCTGGCCACGGGCCACGTCAACGGGGCCGGAGAGATGAACACCGGCGACAACACCACGGCCCTGTCCATGTACGCCCTGCGCGAGGTCAGCGTGACCACGTCAACGGCCTTCGAGGGGACCACCTCGCAGACCATCCTCGACTACTACAACGGCATCGTGGGCAACGTGGGCACGGACACCAACCGGGCGCAGTTCAATCAGAATTTCTACCAGACCCTGGCCAACGACCTGAACGACCGCCAGCAGGAGGTCTCGGGCGTGAACCTGGACGAGGAGATGAGCGATCTCATCCGGTACCAGGCCTCGTACACGGCGGCGGCCAAGCTGATCACCACGGCGGACGAAATGCTCCAGACCATCCTGTCGCTCAAACCGTAG
- the flgL gene encoding flagellar hook-associated protein FlgL has product MRVTQQMLFDRYVFNLNTSLTSLMDLNIKAQTQKAINKPSDDPTGMTRILDHRDTLRSLDQYSENISTAKGWLGSADEALMQVSTILTRAKELATQAATGTVDDNNREQISYEMRSLFEQLVSLSNSDFEDNSIFAGHKTDGAAFKQIMWLTTNDETFGNAEFTVNGSSDTTVLVQYYDTTGATPVGGDMNLSDPNLGVRYSIDGGRTWKTDGSMTFVGTEGTLNLPQSGTSVTFHGDATIKVNDPDDVSVSDGTWMWIRPSAQYVGDDEDAPPLVDSLGPGVNLISAEASGSFLDSNVTIRIDNQSAATMDEDIHYSYSLDGGINWVTGNVAQADTTADEAVLSVANGGILTLSSNGSNQLQPGQQFVIRPRVAAINLDVSSSEQIQVNSVGKDIFGGIYMDPDAVLAADGSILTLGSENASRVFHSNGASNMALSIQGDDEYSMNLFEVMGNLVAFTETNNQTGCQQSLANLVEAQEHIMNAVAEVGGRENRLAVSQTIVEGLTLNEKSLLSSIEDADVSELMTELAQQQIVYESVLRSTSMIMQLNLSKFI; this is encoded by the coding sequence ATGCGCGTGACACAACAGATGCTCTTCGACCGGTACGTGTTCAACCTGAACACGTCCCTGACCTCGCTCATGGACCTGAACATCAAGGCCCAGACCCAGAAGGCGATCAACAAGCCCAGCGACGACCCCACGGGCATGACCCGCATCCTGGACCACCGCGACACCCTGCGCTCGCTGGATCAGTATTCGGAGAACATCTCCACGGCCAAGGGGTGGCTGGGCAGCGCGGACGAGGCGCTGATGCAGGTCTCGACCATCCTGACCCGGGCCAAGGAGCTGGCCACCCAGGCGGCCACCGGCACCGTGGACGACAACAACCGCGAGCAGATCAGCTACGAGATGCGCTCCCTGTTCGAGCAGCTCGTCTCCCTGTCCAACTCCGACTTCGAGGACAACTCCATCTTCGCCGGGCACAAGACCGACGGCGCGGCCTTCAAGCAGATCATGTGGCTGACCACCAACGACGAGACCTTCGGCAACGCGGAGTTCACGGTCAACGGCTCGTCGGACACCACGGTCCTGGTCCAGTATTACGACACCACCGGGGCCACCCCGGTGGGCGGGGACATGAACCTGTCCGACCCCAACCTGGGCGTGCGCTACTCCATCGACGGCGGGCGCACCTGGAAGACCGACGGCTCCATGACCTTCGTGGGCACCGAGGGGACCCTCAACCTGCCCCAGAGCGGGACCAGCGTGACCTTCCACGGGGACGCGACCATCAAGGTCAACGACCCGGACGACGTGTCCGTGTCCGACGGCACCTGGATGTGGATCCGGCCCTCGGCCCAGTACGTGGGCGACGACGAGGACGCGCCGCCCCTGGTGGATTCCCTGGGACCGGGCGTGAACCTGATCTCGGCCGAGGCCTCGGGCTCCTTCCTGGACTCCAACGTGACCATCCGCATCGACAACCAGTCGGCCGCGACCATGGACGAGGACATCCACTATTCCTACAGCCTGGACGGCGGCATCAACTGGGTGACCGGCAACGTGGCCCAGGCCGACACCACGGCGGACGAGGCCGTGCTGTCCGTGGCCAACGGCGGCATCCTGACGCTCTCGTCCAACGGCTCCAACCAGTTGCAGCCGGGCCAGCAGTTCGTCATCCGCCCCAGGGTGGCGGCCATCAACCTGGACGTCTCCTCCAGCGAGCAGATCCAGGTCAACAGCGTGGGCAAGGACATCTTCGGCGGCATCTACATGGACCCGGACGCGGTCCTGGCGGCCGACGGGTCCATCCTGACGCTGGGCAGCGAGAACGCGAGCCGCGTGTTCCACTCGAACGGCGCGTCGAACATGGCCCTGTCCATCCAGGGGGACGACGAGTACTCCATGAACCTGTTCGAGGTCATGGGCAACCTGGTGGCCTTCACCGAGACCAACAACCAGACCGGCTGCCAGCAGTCCCTGGCCAACCTCGTGGAGGCCCAGGAGCACATCATGAACGCCGTGGCCGAGGTGGGCGGCCGGGAGAACCGGCTGGCCGTCAGCCAGACCATCGTGGAGGGGCTGACCCTGAACGAGAAGTCCCTGCTCAGCTCCATCGAGGACGCGGACGTGTCCGAGCTGATGACCGAGCTGGCCCAGCAGCAGATCGTCTACGAGTCCGTGCTGCGCTCGACCTCCATGATCATGCAGCTCAATCTTTCAAAGTTTATATAA
- the csrA gene encoding carbon storage regulator CsrA — protein sequence MLILTRRPGESLYLGDNIKLKILSVQGKQIKIGLDVPEDMTVYREEVYLKIKEQNRQALEISQQDLLAAAALWQKKERKK from the coding sequence ATGTTGATTCTGACCCGGAGACCGGGAGAAAGCCTCTACCTGGGCGACAATATCAAACTGAAGATCCTGAGCGTTCAGGGGAAGCAGATAAAGATCGGCCTGGACGTGCCCGAGGACATGACCGTCTATCGGGAAGAGGTCTATTTGAAGATCAAGGAACAGAACCGGCAGGCGCTGGAAATCAGCCAGCAGGACCTGCTCGCGGCGGCAGCGCTATGGCAAAAGAAAGAACGAAAAAAATAA
- the fliW gene encoding flagellar assembly protein FliW, with protein MTRLGEREISTDAILHFPRGLVGLEDKRVFTLLPVREGDSPFLLLQCVTDPGLGLLVADPYSFLDDYDVKIENPDRKALKVGNIRQLAILVTVTIPQDKPEDTTLNLQGPIVINTETKIGLQIPQTEAGYPTHFRPIGS; from the coding sequence ATGACCCGGCTGGGCGAGCGGGAGATCAGCACCGACGCCATCCTCCATTTTCCCCGGGGACTGGTGGGGCTCGAGGACAAGCGCGTGTTCACGCTGTTGCCGGTCAGGGAAGGGGACTCGCCGTTTCTGCTGTTGCAGTGCGTCACCGATCCGGGCCTCGGCCTGCTGGTGGCCGATCCCTACAGCTTTCTCGACGACTATGACGTGAAGATCGAAAATCCGGACCGCAAGGCCCTGAAGGTGGGGAACATCCGGCAGCTGGCCATCCTGGTGACCGTGACCATCCCACAGGACAAACCTGAAGACACCACCCTCAATCTCCAGGGGCCGATTGTCATCAACACGGAGACGAAGATAGGTCTTCAGATTCCACAGACGGAAGCCGGGTATCCCACGCACTTCCGGCCGATAGGGTCCTGA
- the flgM gene encoding flagellar biosynthesis anti-sigma factor FlgM — protein MVIRNIVGDQNPYANKKIERPEAKEVRRTQGSVKTSGESADSVVLSSEARLRGAALQTAKEAPDVRREKVDELKRQVKDGTYQPDLKKAAANLIRDDLDLLV, from the coding sequence ATGGTTATTCGAAACATCGTAGGGGATCAGAACCCTTACGCAAACAAGAAGATCGAACGGCCCGAGGCCAAGGAGGTCCGGCGGACGCAAGGGAGCGTCAAGACCTCCGGCGAATCCGCCGACAGCGTGGTCCTCTCGTCCGAGGCCCGGCTGCGGGGCGCCGCCCTGCAGACCGCCAAGGAGGCGCCCGACGTCCGCCGCGAAAAGGTGGACGAGCTCAAGCGCCAGGTCAAGGACGGGACCTACCAGCCCGACCTGAAAAAGGCCGCCGCGAATCTCATCCGCGACGACCTGGATCTTCTGGTTTAG
- a CDS encoding DVU0524 family FlgM-associated protein: MNASSANVRNMLRTYGKQLTSAKRLARFRQAMGGAEPPDDIARQARRRELVQRIAHEVIENLIVNSERSPVVRAVLDQLEREFGSRYVFEYPLDGGDVQIIRETPQGPQDVEGSERNKVMRRLWEIALSKVDGTML; this comes from the coding sequence GTGAATGCATCGTCAGCCAATGTTCGCAACATGCTGCGTACCTATGGAAAGCAGCTTACGAGCGCGAAGCGCCTGGCGCGCTTCCGGCAGGCGATGGGCGGAGCGGAGCCCCCGGACGACATCGCCCGGCAGGCCCGGCGCCGGGAACTGGTGCAGCGCATCGCCCACGAGGTCATTGAAAACCTGATCGTCAACTCCGAACGCTCACCGGTGGTCCGGGCCGTACTGGACCAGTTGGAGCGCGAATTCGGCAGCCGGTACGTCTTCGAGTACCCGCTGGACGGAGGCGACGTTCAGATAATCAGGGAGACGCCGCAGGGTCCGCAGGACGTAGAGGGTTCCGAGAGGAACAAGGTCATGCGGAGACTGTGGGAAATAGCATTGTCAAAGGTGGATGGCACCATGCTTTGA
- a CDS encoding NAD(+)/NADH kinase, protein MNRTVRKMLVVTKPGDAAAKAVRTAMTGFLTERGVPFETCEHRQDSCGEAERLRGPFDLAVVLGGDGTFIGAARRLLRLEIPLMGVNLGRVGFLTQLERDHWRPWLARVLDQGFRAAHRLVLAYRVERGGEPVHAGLAVNELVVSRGDLARLIHLGVTCDGVAVSSLRADGLIVSTPMGSSAYGASAGGPLVHAGLAALCVTPVCPFLNGFKPLVLPPDVVLGVRVEEQAGEVNVTEDGQGLVRLMPGDEVVVEKSPTDLLVADLGPDAYFAKLKKHGFLIER, encoded by the coding sequence ATGAACCGCACCGTACGAAAAATGCTCGTCGTGACCAAGCCCGGCGACGCGGCCGCCAAGGCCGTGCGCACCGCCATGACCGGGTTTCTGACCGAGCGGGGCGTCCCCTTCGAGACCTGCGAACACCGACAGGATTCCTGCGGCGAAGCCGAGCGCCTGCGCGGTCCCTTCGACCTGGCCGTGGTCCTGGGCGGGGACGGCACCTTCATCGGCGCGGCCCGGCGGCTGCTCCGCCTGGAGATTCCGCTCATGGGCGTCAACCTCGGCCGGGTGGGTTTCCTGACCCAGCTGGAGCGCGACCACTGGCGCCCCTGGCTGGCCAGGGTCCTGGACCAGGGGTTCCGGGCGGCGCACCGTCTGGTCCTGGCCTACCGGGTGGAGCGCGGCGGCGAGCCGGTCCACGCCGGGCTGGCGGTCAACGAACTGGTCGTCAGCCGTGGAGATCTGGCCCGGCTCATCCACCTGGGCGTGACCTGCGACGGGGTGGCGGTCTCCTCCCTGCGGGCGGACGGGCTCATCGTGTCCACGCCCATGGGCTCCTCGGCCTACGGGGCGTCGGCGGGCGGCCCCCTGGTCCACGCCGGGCTCGCGGCCCTGTGCGTGACCCCGGTCTGTCCCTTCCTGAACGGCTTCAAGCCGCTGGTCCTGCCGCCGGACGTGGTCCTGGGCGTGCGCGTGGAGGAACAGGCGGGCGAGGTCAACGTGACCGAGGACGGGCAGGGCCTGGTCCGGCTCATGCCGGGCGACGAGGTGGTCGTGGAGAAGTCGCCCACCGACCTGCTGGTGGCGGACCTGGGGCCGGACGCGTATTTCGCGAAATTGAAGAAACACGGTTTCCTGATCGAGAGGTGA
- a CDS encoding MltA domain-containing protein has protein sequence MHLCYDDIREPLWRAVRLLLAAACLAALLSCVRAGTVRTSGAGPVEARAVAADAAVVDDAAAAADDEVADVPDAAEGTCLYRAEAVGRLTLRPVREPATIPACDMFFPLSNVEGAQNMARLDIRSQGLDSWRALESPVQRSLEYALNMPADEPALARPGMSLTWGQVVRSLTEFLDLLPHLDADPDLLAERFVWFGMRQKPLMTGYYTPEIEASLEKRPGYEFPIYGVPEDLRYGPVRGSNRFYRVEKGRVLPYWKRGEVDVDKVLAGRGLEIAWAKDPVDVFYMQVEGCGRLRLPDGTTRNVLYGAKNGHGFRSLGRILNARGLLPREHLAKEDVKEYFAKHPERMFELMAENRSYVFFRLEDSPPEGTIGKPLTPMVSLATDRKLLPLGSLLAFEAEIPEARDGRATGKRKVAGIGLAQDTGTAIQGPHVDYYIGEGNAVAPIASNIKTEATVYLLISKEALING, from the coding sequence ATGCATTTATGCTACGATGACATACGGGAACCCCTGTGGCGGGCGGTCCGGCTGTTGCTGGCCGCGGCCTGCCTGGCCGCGCTGCTGTCCTGCGTGCGGGCCGGGACGGTCCGGACCTCCGGTGCGGGGCCCGTGGAGGCCCGTGCCGTGGCTGCGGACGCCGCCGTTGTCGATGATGCCGCCGCTGCGGCGGATGATGAGGTCGCCGATGTCCCCGATGCGGCCGAGGGCACCTGCCTGTACCGCGCGGAGGCGGTGGGGCGGCTGACGCTCCGGCCCGTGCGCGAACCCGCGACCATCCCGGCCTGCGACATGTTCTTCCCCCTGTCCAACGTGGAGGGCGCGCAGAACATGGCCCGGCTGGACATCCGGAGTCAGGGGCTCGACTCCTGGCGGGCCCTGGAGAGCCCGGTCCAGCGCAGCCTGGAGTACGCCCTGAACATGCCCGCCGACGAGCCCGCCCTGGCCCGGCCCGGCATGTCCCTGACCTGGGGCCAGGTGGTCCGCTCGCTGACCGAATTTCTCGACCTCCTGCCCCACCTGGACGCGGACCCGGACCTGCTGGCCGAGCGGTTCGTCTGGTTCGGCATGCGCCAGAAGCCGCTCATGACCGGCTATTACACCCCGGAGATCGAGGCCAGCCTGGAAAAGCGACCCGGCTACGAATTTCCCATCTACGGCGTGCCCGAGGACCTGCGCTACGGCCCGGTGCGCGGCAGCAACCGGTTCTACCGCGTGGAAAAGGGGCGGGTCCTGCCCTACTGGAAGCGGGGCGAGGTGGACGTGGACAAGGTCCTGGCCGGGCGCGGGCTCGAGATCGCCTGGGCCAAGGACCCGGTGGACGTCTTCTACATGCAGGTGGAAGGGTGCGGACGGCTGCGGCTGCCCGACGGGACCACCCGCAACGTGCTCTACGGGGCCAAGAACGGCCACGGGTTCCGCTCCCTGGGACGCATCCTCAACGCTCGCGGACTCTTGCCCAGGGAACACCTGGCCAAAGAGGACGTGAAGGAATATTTCGCCAAGCATCCCGAACGGATGTTCGAGCTCATGGCCGAAAACCGAAGCTACGTGTTCTTCCGCCTGGAGGACTCGCCGCCCGAGGGGACCATAGGAAAGCCGTTGACGCCGATGGTTTCACTGGCTACAGACCGTAAGCTCCTGCCGCTCGGCAGCCTGCTGGCCTTCGAGGCCGAGATTCCCGAGGCACGGGACGGCCGCGCCACCGGCAAGCGCAAGGTCGCGGGCATCGGCCTGGCCCAGGACACGGGCACGGCCATCCAGGGTCCCCACGTGGACTACTACATCGGCGAGGGCAACGCGGTGGCGCCCATCGCCAGCAACATCAAGACCGAGGCCACCGTCTACCTGCTCATAAGCAAAGAAGCATTGATCAATGGCTGA
- a CDS encoding DUF4254 domain-containing protein — MADITHDSIKNTLRDAVAHQIRSVMDWHYGEPVYEGDPADDLAGLQGLRELVARQHWANFQLWHVEDRARRKDVDPRVIADCKYAIDKLNQKRNDLIERVDACLIAMMGPLLPEDTSERYNTETVGAALDRLSIQALKIYHMKEQCARKDVDEKHIQQCDDKVGVLKRQHNDLERAILELIDEYFAGSKKPKVYFQFKMYNDPKLNPELYGNKK, encoded by the coding sequence ATGGCTGACATCACACACGATTCCATCAAGAATACCCTTCGGGACGCCGTGGCCCATCAGATCCGGTCCGTCATGGACTGGCACTACGGCGAACCCGTGTACGAGGGCGATCCCGCCGACGACCTGGCCGGATTGCAGGGACTGCGCGAGCTGGTGGCCCGCCAGCACTGGGCCAACTTCCAGCTCTGGCACGTGGAGGACCGCGCCCGGCGCAAGGACGTGGACCCGAGGGTCATCGCGGACTGCAAATACGCCATCGACAAGCTCAACCAGAAGCGCAACGACCTCATCGAACGGGTGGACGCGTGCCTGATCGCCATGATGGGACCGCTTTTGCCCGAGGATACCTCGGAGAGATACAACACCGAGACCGTGGGCGCGGCCCTGGACCGGCTGTCCATCCAGGCGCTCAAGATCTACCATATGAAGGAGCAGTGCGCGCGCAAGGACGTGGACGAGAAGCACATCCAGCAGTGCGACGACAAGGTCGGCGTGCTCAAGCGCCAGCACAACGATCTGGAACGGGCCATCCTGGAACTGATCGACGAGTATTTCGCCGGGTCCAAGAAGCCCAAGGTCTACTTCCAGTTCAAGATGTACAACGACCCCAAGCTCAACCCGGAACTCTACGGAAACAAGAAATAG